From a region of the Bacteroidales bacterium genome:
- a CDS encoding TonB-dependent receptor encodes MKRQLAVFIFISGISIFCIAQNLTQTIRGVVVDKETKMPLPGANVVLMNTDPIRGTTTDINGKFRLENVAVGRQSLAVSFLGYEEFYIKNIEIGSAHEMILTIELTEKIYTSKEVVITAGNKKQNTINEMAVISTRQFSVEETNKYAGSWGDISRMAANFAGVSMPSDERNDIVVRGNSPMGVLWRLDGVEIPNPNHFAEVGSSGGAISMINNNLLDNSDFSSGAFAPEYGNATSAVFDLKLRNGNNEKREYIAQIGANGVEFGTEGPFIKGKQASYLASYRYSTVSLLSLIGIKIVESVPDFQDLSFKLNFPLKKGYISLFGVGGISKAVYRPEKDSSQWDNAGDRFGDISGSRSAFGALTWFMPAGKNSYFKTIIASSYFNPDYLTDSTGSDYEVYKINRKSTSQQTNIVSILFNSKITTKHIFRAGIIFRNQNFDDNTYYYSYSGTPAKYTVNDYNGSLNLLQAYLQYKYNINEKITLTPGFHALYLLNNNRLSFEPRLALKYAVNNLHSLSLGFGLHGQSQPSQIYYSEVTSGSDTTHPNTSLDFTKSYHAVLSYDWLFAEMWRAKTEVYYQHLTSIPVSPEAAYLSLINFSNTDDAFANKELVNKGKGRNYGIELTIEKFLSRGYYILFTASLYDSKYYGCNKMERNTRFNSNYAFNLLGGYEFKIGKKKNSSLCFSIKAVEVGGQRYTPIDEEQSALQHRAVYIDSLAYTKKTKDFIKIDIRMRYRLNARRCSHEFAVELGNILDRKNVAGIRYNVYTNEIEYIHDLPLIPLASYRIEF; translated from the coding sequence TTGAAGCGGCAGCTGGCAGTATTTATCTTCATTTCAGGTATTTCTATTTTTTGTATTGCCCAAAACCTCACACAAACGATAAGGGGTGTTGTAGTTGACAAAGAAACAAAAATGCCCCTGCCGGGAGCCAACGTTGTGCTGATGAACACCGACCCCATACGTGGCACAACAACAGATATCAACGGTAAATTCCGCCTCGAAAACGTAGCTGTGGGCCGGCAGAGCCTCGCTGTAAGCTTTCTTGGCTATGAAGAGTTTTACATAAAAAATATTGAAATCGGTTCGGCACACGAAATGATACTTACCATAGAACTTACTGAAAAGATTTATACCAGTAAGGAGGTGGTCATCACCGCCGGGAATAAAAAACAAAACACCATCAATGAGATGGCTGTCATCAGCACCCGGCAATTTTCGGTGGAAGAAACCAACAAATACGCAGGTTCCTGGGGCGATATTTCGCGCATGGCAGCCAACTTTGCCGGTGTGTCTATGCCTTCCGACGAACGCAACGACATTGTGGTGCGCGGCAATTCGCCTATGGGCGTTTTGTGGCGGCTCGACGGTGTGGAAATCCCCAACCCCAACCATTTTGCAGAGGTTGGCAGCTCGGGAGGTGCCATCAGCATGATAAACAACAACCTGCTCGACAACTCCGATTTTTCCAGCGGCGCTTTTGCCCCGGAATACGGCAATGCCACCTCGGCAGTTTTCGACCTGAAGCTGAGAAACGGCAATAACGAAAAACGCGAATACATTGCACAAATTGGCGCCAACGGCGTGGAATTCGGCACCGAAGGGCCTTTCATCAAAGGGAAACAGGCCTCGTATCTTGCATCGTACCGCTATTCAACCGTTTCGCTGCTCAGCCTTATCGGCATAAAAATCGTGGAATCCGTGCCCGATTTTCAGGACCTTTCTTTTAAGCTGAATTTTCCTCTGAAAAAAGGCTACATTTCGCTTTTCGGTGTGGGAGGCATCAGCAAGGCAGTTTACCGACCCGAAAAAGACTCTTCTCAATGGGATAATGCAGGCGACCGATTCGGAGATATTTCAGGCTCCCGCTCGGCTTTCGGTGCACTAACATGGTTTATGCCCGCAGGAAAAAATTCCTATTTTAAAACCATTATCGCCTCTTCCTATTTTAATCCCGATTATTTGACAGACTCCACAGGCTCCGATTATGAAGTGTATAAAATAAACAGGAAATCCACATCACAACAAACAAATATAGTTTCCATATTATTCAACAGTAAAATAACAACAAAACATATTTTCAGAGCCGGCATCATCTTCCGCAACCAAAATTTTGACGACAACACTTATTATTATTCATATAGCGGAACTCCTGCCAAATACACAGTAAACGATTACAATGGCTCGCTGAATTTGCTTCAGGCTTATCTGCAATACAAATACAATATCAATGAAAAAATTACGCTCACACCGGGATTTCATGCTTTATATCTTTTAAACAACAACCGATTAAGCTTTGAGCCAAGGCTTGCACTTAAGTATGCCGTGAACAACCTGCATAGTTTATCGCTGGGCTTTGGCCTGCACGGACAATCACAACCTTCTCAGATATATTATTCCGAAGTTACTTCCGGAAGCGACACCACCCATCCAAACACATCACTTGATTTCACCAAAAGCTACCATGCCGTGCTAAGCTACGATTGGCTTTTTGCCGAGATGTGGCGTGCAAAAACAGAAGTGTATTATCAGCACTTGACAAGCATACCGGTATCGCCGGAAGCTGCTTACTTGTCTCTGATAAATTTCAGCAACACCGATGACGCTTTCGCCAATAAGGAGCTTGTAAATAAAGGCAAAGGCAGAAATTACGGCATAGAGCTTACCATTGAAAAATTCCTGAGCAGAGGTTACTACATACTGTTCACAGCATCCCTTTACGATTCAAAGTATTACGGCTGCAATAAAATGGAACGCAATACGCGCTTCAACAGCAATTATGCGTTCAACCTGCTGGGAGGCTATGAATTTAAAATCGGCAAAAAGAAAAACAGCTCACTGTGTTTCAGCATCAAAGCCGTTGAGGTTGGCGGGCAGCGCTATACTCCTATTGATGAGGAACAATCGGCCCTGCAACACCGGGCAGTGTATATCGACTCCCTGGCTTACACTAAGAAAACAAAAGATTTTATAAAAATTGACATTCGCATGCGTTACCGCCTGAATGCCAGACGCTGTTCACATGAGTTTGCTGTGGAACTGGGAAACATCCTTGACCGCAAAAATGTGGCCGGCATACGTTATAATGTTTATACCAACGAAATTGAATACATCCACGACCTTCCGCTGATACCACTGGCATCATACAGGATAGAGTTTTAG
- a CDS encoding DedA family protein, whose amino-acid sequence MILIQKITQTIDTTRMLAAETHSGITAWIANFATNFIETTGYAGVMILMMLESMVAPVPSEAVMPFAGFAIYEGTLGWAGVIIFSTLGSIIGSLIGYWMGAKGGRPLVEKWGKYLLLDKHDLDITEKWFNKRGDITVFVCRFIPVVRHVISIPAGMGKMNLLRFSIYTIIGAGIWNTILSVAGYYLRDNWGEIMKYSHIIDYVVVALLLIIVIYYGYKLHKNRKKSKYAE is encoded by the coding sequence ATGATTCTGATACAAAAAATTACTCAAACAATTGATACTACCAGAATGCTTGCTGCAGAGACACATTCAGGTATTACTGCATGGATAGCCAACTTTGCTACCAATTTTATTGAGACAACAGGTTATGCTGGCGTGATGATTTTGATGATGCTTGAGAGCATGGTAGCTCCTGTTCCCAGCGAGGCTGTAATGCCATTCGCCGGTTTTGCCATATATGAAGGGACACTCGGATGGGCCGGTGTAATTATTTTTAGCACGCTAGGAAGCATTATCGGTTCGCTGATTGGTTACTGGATGGGAGCTAAAGGAGGGAGGCCGCTTGTGGAAAAATGGGGAAAATATTTGTTACTCGATAAGCATGATCTCGATATAACAGAAAAATGGTTTAACAAACGCGGAGATATTACTGTTTTCGTCTGCCGTTTTATTCCTGTTGTGCGCCATGTAATCTCCATACCAGCAGGCATGGGGAAAATGAATCTGCTACGTTTTTCGATTTACACCATTATTGGCGCAGGCATATGGAATACCATTCTCTCTGTAGCAGGTTATTACCTTAGGGACAACTGGGGAGAGATTATGAAATACAGCCATATCATTGATTATGTGGTTGTGGCATTGCTATTAATTATTGTAATATATTACGGTTACAAACTTCACAAAAACAGGAAGAAATCAAAGTACGCAGAATAG
- a CDS encoding tocopherol cyclase family protein, with product MNKNAYKLKGLLAKNAYDWWWHSFTGRDAETGELKPFFIEYYVINPALWKGKKVFGQLKENSAGDKRPCYAMIKAGSWGSEKAQIHNFFDMDACEFSYQKLDCRLGQNILTENFLKGEVIITKEECLQHPEYMTDAGHMKWELQVNKKLSYDVGYGSSKIFSSLAVFRMFWHVQGMMSEFHGTVEFNGRKYIVEPETSYGYQDKNWGRDYTNPWIWLNCNNFVSQKTGEKVTSSLDVGGGCPVVLGIPLKRKILTAFYYEGRLYEFNFSKFWKYSKQYFHVSEDETHINWEVISESSNHLLEIKMKCRKDLMLLVNYENPKGEKHHRKLWNGGHAQGMVKFYKKGKKLELIDELRAEYGGCEYGEY from the coding sequence ATGAACAAAAATGCATACAAATTAAAAGGCCTGTTGGCAAAAAATGCTTACGACTGGTGGTGGCATTCGTTTACAGGCAGGGATGCCGAAACAGGAGAGTTAAAACCTTTTTTTATAGAATATTATGTTATTAATCCGGCTTTGTGGAAAGGGAAGAAGGTTTTCGGGCAGTTGAAGGAAAACAGTGCTGGGGATAAACGCCCCTGTTATGCAATGATAAAGGCAGGAAGCTGGGGAAGCGAAAAAGCGCAGATACATAACTTTTTTGATATGGATGCCTGCGAATTCTCATACCAGAAGTTGGATTGCAGGCTGGGGCAAAATATACTTACTGAAAATTTTTTAAAGGGAGAAGTAATTATTACAAAAGAAGAATGCCTGCAGCACCCTGAATATATGACGGATGCCGGCCACATGAAATGGGAACTTCAGGTGAATAAAAAACTTTCCTATGATGTTGGGTATGGTAGCTCAAAGATTTTTTCTTCTTTGGCTGTTTTCAGGATGTTCTGGCATGTACAGGGCATGATGAGTGAATTTCATGGAACTGTTGAATTTAATGGCAGAAAATACATTGTTGAACCGGAAACTTCTTACGGCTATCAGGATAAAAACTGGGGCAGGGATTACACCAACCCATGGATATGGCTTAACTGTAACAATTTTGTGTCTCAAAAAACCGGAGAAAAAGTGACAAGCAGCCTGGATGTAGGCGGGGGCTGCCCTGTTGTTTTAGGCATTCCTCTGAAAAGGAAAATCCTTACGGCGTTTTATTACGAAGGCCGCCTTTATGAATTTAATTTTTCAAAATTCTGGAAGTATTCGAAACAGTATTTTCATGTGTCGGAAGATGAGACCCATATAAACTGGGAAGTCATATCAGAAAGCAGCAACCATCTTCTGGAAATAAAAATGAAATGCAGAAAAGACCTTATGTTGCTTGTTAATTATGAAAACCCGAAAGGGGAGAAGCACCACCGGAAGTTATGGAACGGAGGCCATGCCCAAGGCATGGTAAAGTTTTATAAAAAAGGTAAAAAGCTTGAATTAATAGATGAATTAAGGGCAGAATATGGCGGCTGTGAATACGGCGAATATTAA
- a CDS encoding shikimate dehydrogenase — translation MRTYGLIGFPLGHSFSAKLFNEKFLHENIEDAQYKLFPLNDIGQLLTLIEQNQISGFNITIPYKQAIIPYLDEIDAEAAAARAVNTVKIETRNNKFFLKGYNTDVYGFNKLLEKQKLPKQYKALILGTGGSSKAVSYVLKQKEIDFSLVSRTPMCDKILSYSGITEKIINEYKLIINTTPMGMFPDVNAFPDIPYSLITKNHCCIDLIYNPEETIFLKKCAAQGAWVCNGMPMLKAQAEASWKIWNE, via the coding sequence ATGCGCACATACGGATTAATTGGCTTCCCCCTCGGACATTCCTTTTCTGCAAAACTTTTCAACGAAAAATTTCTGCATGAAAATATTGAAGATGCGCAGTATAAATTATTCCCATTGAATGATATTGGGCAATTGCTTACCTTAATTGAACAAAATCAAATATCAGGATTTAATATTACTATTCCTTATAAGCAAGCTATCATTCCTTATCTGGACGAAATTGATGCCGAAGCAGCAGCAGCAAGAGCTGTAAACACTGTAAAGATTGAAACCCGAAATAATAAATTTTTTTTGAAGGGATATAACACCGATGTTTACGGTTTTAACAAATTACTTGAAAAGCAGAAACTGCCAAAGCAATACAAAGCGCTTATTTTGGGCACCGGTGGTAGTTCAAAGGCCGTATCGTATGTGCTAAAACAAAAAGAAATTGATTTTAGTTTGGTTTCGCGCACACCAATGTGTGATAAAATATTGTCTTATTCAGGAATAACTGAAAAAATAATTAATGAATATAAACTGATAATTAATACAACTCCCATGGGAATGTTTCCTGATGTGAATGCATTTCCTGACATTCCGTATTCTCTTATTACAAAAAATCATTGCTGCATTGACTTGATTTATAACCCGGAAGAAACAATTTTTTTAAAGAAATGCGCGGCACAGGGTGCTTGGGTGTGTAATGGAATGCCGATGCTGAAAGCACAGGCGGAGGCATCCTGGAAAATTTGGAATGAATAA
- a CDS encoding YqgE/AlgH family protein, producing MDSNIKPAQGTILISEPFLKDFYFKRSIILLAEHNEEGTFGLVLNKPTELKLSDVMKNEKNLFPDDFDSLLYIGGPVKTDSLFFIHTRNDLIENSIKIMNGIYWGGKIDTVNRLIQNGELKADEIRFYIGYSGWAPKQLEEELRIHSWVVSKASAAFLLKNTSENLWTNAVKKLGKEYLEWVNYPIDPQLN from the coding sequence ATGGATTCAAACATAAAACCGGCACAGGGCACCATTCTTATCTCGGAACCTTTTTTAAAAGATTTCTATTTCAAGAGATCTATTATTTTGCTCGCAGAACATAACGAAGAAGGCACTTTCGGATTGGTACTCAACAAGCCTACCGAATTAAAACTATCGGATGTTATGAAAAATGAGAAAAACTTATTCCCTGATGATTTTGACAGCTTACTGTATATCGGCGGCCCGGTAAAAACCGACAGCCTCTTTTTTATCCACACACGCAATGACCTTATAGAAAACAGCATAAAAATTATGAACGGTATTTATTGGGGAGGGAAGATAGATACTGTAAACCGACTGATTCAAAACGGGGAACTTAAAGCCGACGAAATCCGTTTTTACATTGGTTATTCCGGCTGGGCTCCCAAACAACTTGAAGAGGAGCTTCGCATTCATTCCTGGGTAGTTTCAAAAGCCAGCGCTGCTTTTCTTTTGAAAAATACTTCTGAAAACCTTTGGACAAACGCAGTGAAAAAACTCGGGAAAGAATACCTCGAATGGGTTAATTATCCCATTGACCCACAGCTCAACTAA
- the murD gene encoding UDP-N-acetylmuramoyl-L-alanine--D-glutamate ligase → MLNHLKTYFKGKKILILGFGIEGKSTFRLIRMLFPEMKICIADEKACIEHFEILKNDKNIQLQTGNNYLEGLSDFDIIIKTPGISPEKIGITDFSKFTSHTELFFRFFRNQIIGITGTKGKSTTSSLIHHIISSWSPNCQLAGNIGIPPFDLIDKINKDTLIVYELSSHQLEQTRISPKTAVFLNLYEEHLDHYKSFDTYQQAKFSITRFQEEADNLIYNADDERIVELLYKAGIKRNFWRYSLKNEVTKGCYLKEKTLIFKAAEKEIQTYKTGFNNLPGVHNLQNIMAAICAGYIAEIPAEKMINAIKAFKPLEHRMEYAGTFNDIIFYNDSIATIPEAAVAAISTLKNVNTLILGGYDRGVSYDPFVDYLEKTNIENVILIDTAGKRLHEIFQKKNYHSKKIFYFDDFENAVITAKKVTTPHKICLLSPAAASYGMFKNFEERGTLFKKLIRL, encoded by the coding sequence ATGCTGAACCACCTGAAGACATATTTTAAAGGAAAAAAAATACTTATATTGGGTTTTGGCATTGAAGGAAAATCAACTTTCAGGCTTATCAGAATGTTATTTCCTGAAATGAAAATATGTATCGCCGATGAAAAAGCGTGTATTGAACACTTTGAGATACTAAAAAACGATAAAAATATCCAACTTCAAACAGGAAATAACTATCTGGAAGGCCTGTCTGATTTCGATATTATTATTAAAACTCCTGGCATTTCACCTGAAAAGATCGGTATCACAGACTTTTCAAAGTTCACATCTCATACTGAGTTGTTTTTTCGATTTTTCAGGAATCAGATAATTGGCATTACCGGGACAAAAGGCAAAAGCACTACCTCAAGCCTGATACATCACATAATCAGTTCATGGTCCCCAAACTGCCAGCTGGCAGGAAATATCGGAATTCCTCCTTTCGACCTTATTGATAAAATAAATAAAGACACCCTCATTGTTTACGAATTATCTTCTCATCAGCTTGAGCAGACAAGAATCTCCCCCAAAACGGCTGTATTTCTTAATTTATATGAAGAACATCTCGACCATTACAAATCTTTTGATACATATCAGCAGGCAAAATTTAGCATAACACGATTTCAGGAAGAAGCAGATAATCTCATTTATAATGCTGATGATGAAAGAATAGTTGAATTGTTATATAAAGCAGGGATTAAAAGGAATTTTTGGAGATATTCATTAAAAAATGAAGTTACCAAAGGCTGTTATTTAAAAGAAAAAACTTTAATTTTTAAAGCTGCCGAAAAAGAGATACAGACATACAAAACGGGATTTAATAATTTACCCGGAGTTCACAACCTGCAGAATATTATGGCTGCAATATGTGCAGGGTACATTGCTGAAATTCCTGCAGAAAAAATGATAAATGCAATAAAAGCATTTAAACCTTTGGAACATCGCATGGAATACGCCGGGACATTTAACGACATAATTTTTTATAATGATTCAATTGCTACCATACCTGAAGCTGCTGTTGCCGCCATAAGTACTTTAAAAAATGTAAACACATTGATACTTGGCGGTTACGACAGGGGAGTATCTTATGATCCTTTTGTGGATTATTTAGAAAAAACCAATATAGAAAATGTAATATTAATAGATACTGCCGGAAAACGCTTGCATGAGATATTTCAGAAGAAAAACTACCATTCAAAGAAGATTTTCTATTTTGATGATTTTGAAAATGCAGTGATTACTGCAAAAAAAGTAACAACTCCTCATAAGATATGCCTGTTGTCGCCGGCAGCAGCAAGTTATGGGATGTTCAAAAACTTTGAGGAAAGAGGCACCCTTTTTAAAAAACTCATCAGGCTATAA
- a CDS encoding T9SS type A sorting domain-containing protein produces the protein MRNKNKTFLLSHYTSMKQISLSFLIIIFQCYLSFSQNSFQKLIGIRFPGEARSFCLPDDSSIMILCAGSLVKTDTNGNIIWVKNYLDPGIYGKNMIIKLNDNGFVMLYEILSGGFGESDIGVFNVSSEGLINWIKYYGTNLFNSPSYILELPDNDFMITGQSNSFREINKHEGTNIFLMRIGKYGEQYWQRSYGSMSNDDDAKKIAHSSFGGFILAGKISSQNALLRTDDNGLLKWAMTYNYGCIYDAIENPVNGNIYACGVSSPDNLRNASYVFVLNTDSLGNVIWAKKIGNHYNDIAYSITADESFSHIYITGEYFTDSLSQPKALISDIDAQNGDILWFNLYGSDEKNVFYDNVLFRGNSLINLGYSDFADTNYRNIYLVKTNLEGISGCNESILIPEVDSSLNMNATPASINIDTGDIWIMTFCSPPDYIQNYHELTLCMSSIDINENEISPLVYPNPCNEMLHIRYHDMHETKLEVYNTFGQLVMNESISGNSAAINVSEFTSGIYFIKITDGKKIFSQKIVINSL, from the coding sequence ATGAGAAATAAAAACAAAACTTTTTTATTATCACATTATACCTCCATGAAACAAATATCCCTCTCCTTTCTTATTATCATTTTTCAGTGTTATTTATCATTTTCTCAAAATTCATTTCAAAAACTTATTGGCATACGATTTCCGGGAGAAGCCAGGTCGTTCTGCCTTCCGGATGATTCATCCATTATGATTCTTTGCGCAGGAAGTCTTGTAAAAACTGATACTAACGGAAACATTATCTGGGTAAAAAATTATCTTGACCCCGGTATTTACGGAAAAAACATGATTATAAAACTGAATGACAACGGCTTTGTGATGCTTTATGAAATACTTTCAGGAGGTTTTGGTGAAAGCGATATTGGTGTTTTCAATGTAAGTAGCGAAGGATTAATTAACTGGATAAAATATTACGGCACAAATTTATTTAATTCACCCTCTTATATATTGGAGCTGCCTGATAACGACTTCATGATTACAGGACAATCAAACAGCTTTAGAGAAATAAATAAGCATGAGGGCACCAATATATTTCTCATGCGAATAGGAAAATACGGGGAACAATACTGGCAACGCTCTTACGGAAGCATGTCCAATGATGATGATGCAAAAAAAATTGCACATTCCTCTTTCGGAGGTTTTATCCTTGCAGGGAAAATATCCTCACAAAACGCATTACTCCGAACCGATGACAACGGATTGCTGAAATGGGCTATGACATATAATTACGGATGTATTTATGATGCAATAGAAAACCCTGTAAACGGAAATATTTATGCCTGCGGGGTGTCATCACCCGATAATCTCCGCAATGCCAGCTACGTTTTTGTGCTTAACACGGATTCGCTTGGAAATGTAATATGGGCAAAAAAAATAGGGAATCATTATAACGACATCGCTTATTCCATAACTGCCGATGAAAGCTTTTCACATATCTACATTACCGGCGAATACTTTACAGACTCCTTATCACAACCAAAAGCACTCATTTCAGATATTGATGCTCAAAACGGCGACATTTTGTGGTTCAACCTGTATGGCTCTGATGAAAAAAATGTTTTTTACGACAATGTGCTCTTTCGTGGGAATTCTCTGATAAACCTAGGATATTCCGATTTCGCCGACACAAATTATCGTAATATTTATCTGGTTAAAACAAATCTTGAAGGAATTTCCGGCTGTAATGAGAGCATACTCATTCCGGAAGTGGATTCATCATTAAATATGAATGCAACCCCGGCTTCAATTAATATCGACACCGGAGATATATGGATAATGACTTTTTGCAGCCCACCGGATTATATCCAGAATTATCATGAGCTAACTCTTTGTATGAGCAGTATTGATATTAATGAGAACGAAATTTCTCCGCTTGTTTATCCCAACCCTTGCAATGAAATGCTTCATATCAGGTATCATGATATGCATGAAACCAAGCTTGAAGTCTATAATACTTTCGGACAACTGGTAATGAATGAATCTATATCAGGAAATTCAGCTGCTATAAATGTTTCCGAATTCACTTCTGGTATCTATTTTATTAAAATCACCGATGGCAAAAAAATATTTTCTCAAAAAATTGTAATAAACAGCTTATAG
- a CDS encoding tetratricopeptide repeat protein → MSDYFDEPESFGDVEDIEVSLLVNRFENMLKHEKPVFFDVYEFVDIIDYYLESDNTEKSRLALQYAIDLHPASDTLKLRQAMHYAYQNEKDKALHILKSINPSSDKESELIFTRANIFSRLKMHHNSVREFQKLIHVWDDPSEIYMNIAYEYENSGDYLKAIQCLKSAIKKNIICDSMLYELGYCFEMLNKKEEAIDFFQKYIDSNPYSEVAWFNLAIAFSNTGQFEKAIEANDYAIAIDDNFASAYYNKAFALKELKCYNQAAETFKELIAVQYQDAMVYYNIGECYEKEGNWNNAILYYNKALELDEFFAEAWAGLGCVYEEIGNNPKALLYTQKAVEVEPINDGYWYILGDILMKMAQYEQALKAYLKVAELIPNHNEIWINISEAKFSMGETHSAIEVILKSIKQQPDNASLCYRLAAYLAYAGRDKEANEAYKHALTLDPGKNEEVFLFAPELRYHPAFS, encoded by the coding sequence ATGTCGGATTATTTTGATGAGCCGGAAAGTTTTGGCGATGTTGAAGATATAGAAGTGTCTTTACTGGTGAACCGTTTTGAAAATATGCTGAAGCATGAGAAACCGGTATTTTTTGATGTTTATGAATTTGTGGATATCATTGATTACTATCTGGAATCTGATAACACCGAAAAATCAAGGCTTGCGTTGCAGTATGCCATTGATTTGCATCCCGCTTCCGATACCCTGAAACTTCGTCAGGCGATGCATTATGCTTATCAAAATGAAAAAGATAAAGCTTTGCACATCCTCAAAAGCATCAACCCCTCATCAGACAAGGAATCCGAGCTGATTTTCACCCGGGCAAATATTTTCAGCCGGCTGAAAATGCATCACAATTCGGTAAGGGAGTTTCAGAAACTGATTCACGTTTGGGACGACCCCTCAGAAATTTACATGAATATTGCCTATGAATATGAAAATTCCGGCGATTACTTGAAAGCTATTCAATGCCTTAAGTCGGCGATAAAAAAAAATATCATCTGCGACAGCATGCTTTACGAATTGGGCTATTGCTTTGAGATGCTGAATAAAAAAGAAGAAGCCATCGATTTTTTTCAAAAATATATTGATAGCAACCCTTATTCCGAAGTGGCATGGTTTAATCTGGCCATAGCATTTAGCAATACGGGACAGTTTGAGAAAGCCATTGAAGCCAATGATTACGCAATTGCCATTGACGACAATTTCGCTTCGGCTTATTACAATAAAGCCTTTGCTTTGAAAGAATTAAAATGTTATAATCAGGCTGCGGAAACCTTCAAAGAATTGATTGCTGTTCAATACCAGGATGCGATGGTATATTATAATATTGGTGAATGTTATGAAAAGGAAGGCAACTGGAATAATGCCATTTTATATTATAACAAAGCCCTTGAACTGGATGAGTTCTTTGCCGAAGCTTGGGCAGGATTGGGATGTGTGTATGAAGAGATAGGAAACAACCCGAAAGCTTTGTTATATACCCAGAAAGCTGTTGAAGTGGAACCCATCAATGATGGATACTGGTATATTCTGGGTGACATACTGATGAAAATGGCTCAATATGAGCAGGCCTTGAAAGCATATTTGAAAGTAGCGGAGCTGATACCTAATCACAATGAAATATGGATTAATATTTCTGAAGCAAAATTCAGTATGGGCGAAACACACTCGGCTATTGAGGTTATCCTCAAAAGCATTAAACAACAACCTGATAACGCATCCTTATGCTATCGTCTTGCTGCCTATCTTGCTTATGCAGGCAGGGACAAAGAGGCAAATGAAGCATACAAACATGCGCTAACCCTTGACCCGGGCAAAAATGAAGAAGTGTTTTTATTTGCACCCGAATTAAGGTATCATCCGGCTTTTTCCTAA